The sequence TCTGTCTgctgtttctttcccttccactctGACTCCACACACAGGCTCACATACTCAAGTATCTATGCTTTGCACTCTATTGTAGCCCCTAGTATGTAATTCAGGATCAAAGAGAAAGCACTGAAAGGCTATGGTCTGGGAGAGTGCAGGCCCAGCATTTCTTTCTCAGTGTCAGCACAGAGTTCATCTGGCCTCACCCTTTTGCCTTGACTGAGATCCACAAGCCTGGCCAAGCTTGGGGAGTCAGTGCATAGGGACTGAGTCCAGGAGAACAAGTGCAGTAGTGTGCCTCCAGTAAGGTCACAGGCACCTGTTAGGAGGTACTATAGGTATCATCCAAAGATTCTAGATAGCCTAGTGGTCAGGATGGAAAGAAGGTCAGAGCTGGACAGGCCCTCTCTTTGTAGGAAGGTGCAGGCAAGCCAAGAGGGCATGTCCTTGTGACAGTGAACTGCAGAGCTGGACCAGCAAGCAAACCCTTATCTCCATCCCACTCCAGTGCTTCTCCCCATGTGCCACAAGCATGGTGACCAGGTTCAGAGGTAGAGGTGGTTTCAGTTATCAAATCCTCTTGGCTTCCCCCACTTCTACCTGATTCCTCTCTTTACCAGCCTGGGGCCAAAGAAGTTTGAGCCTGGAAGCTGGACTGTCCGCAGGTGGTAAATGCCTGAAACAATCTTTTGCCACATTTGGGTGGGGCGGTGGGGAGTAGATTTAGTTTCTTGCCCATGACACAGGACAGTTGCTGCTCCTCTCATTCTTGGCAGTGACCCTACAGTGTGTATCGTCTTTCCCAAACACACTCATTCTGTATTGTATTCAACAGGGACACACATATACAGGCACACATGTGTCTGTCAAGAGTTTTCTTGGTACAAAGTACTTCGACATTGATTGCCAAAAATCCCCATTTTGTCGTTGAAAAAACTAAGGCTTAGAAGGCTTAAGAGACTTGCCAAAGGTCACTCAGCTTGTAAATgaaagagccaggatttgaactcttCAGTCCTCTGCTGGCACCTGGTGGGTCTCTGAGTGGCAGGCATGAAGAAGGAATGGGCTGCCTGTCTGCCCCAGAGTAGAGGAAGGCTCAGTGGACACCTGGGAAGCTTAGTCCTCCTAACTGAGCAGATTTTTGTGAGCTTTTGCTTTGGGCCAGGGCCTGTGAGGAGGCACTGGGGATATATCCAGCTGGCAGCACAGGGAGGATGAGAATTGGCAACAAAAGGCCTGAATAAAATACTCTGGAGTCATGATGGCCAGGACTGAAAACACTCTTGTCCCTGAGACGCCTGCACACTCTTGCTTTCTGATCCCAGAGAGCCTGGCTGCTGCCCAGATCCAGTGGACAGGCAATTCAAGGGGACCTGGTGTGGCCCTGAATGGCCAAAAGCATTCTGGACTCAAGTCTCTAGGCTTGCTTTTCCCATGGACGAGAACCAGGACCTAGAGAGACACTGAATGAGTAGGCCTCATGCGTCCCTACCCAATCCTTTCCCCTGGCTTCACCCAAATTGTTCCAAATTTAAGGTACTCCACTCCCAGAGATCTGCAGGGACTTCTTTGCAGCGGCTTATTTTGTTCTGAGGAGCCTTCAGAAATCAATCACATGGAACATAAAAGTAGGGCAGGCCCCATATACACCAAGATCTAGTGTCCCCATTGTGCAGACAAGACACAGGACATATCCAGGGTCTCAACAAGGCACTGGTTGAGGCAGGACTAGAGCCAGCATATCAAATTCCCTTGGCTCTGCTCTGTGACAAGACGGGGAGGACCCAGAGGGGATGGGTCCCACTCTGGGCCTTGTGGTCTTAATCACAGCACGTTGGCTACATCAGTCATCTAGATCTCACCGCGGCACTTATGCGTCTCAACTGGAGTGAAAGTATGTGGAAGCTCTGCTTTGACATCCTGTATTCCACCACATCACTAAAAAACTcatggccgtcgagttgattccgactcatagcaaccctatatagcacagagtagaactgccccatagggcttccacggagtggctggtagattccaactgctgaccttttggttagcagctgagctcttaaccactgcaccatcagggctccgccACAAGGTGTAAATCCAAAGGGGGCAGGTCGGGTAGTGAGTGGGCAAGTAGGTAGCAGGCTTCGTGCTGGTGTGCAGCCCCAGAAGACCAGACCTGGAAAGCAGTATCTCACTGGAAGGAACCCAGCCAGGCAAACTGATTAAATTCCACACCTGAGCCTctaagagctcaggcttctgTAGGCACGACACACTGGCTGCTGGATTTGTCCGTTACCTGTCTACATTCCCCTCTCCTATGAGACTCCTTATTTTTGAAATTAGGCATTACATGGTTCTAGGGCCCAGCCTTCAAAATTCCTGGCAGTCCAGCTTCAACATTCCACAGGCCAACCTTGCCTGAAGCAGACTTGAGttcctctctctgtttcttcagTGGGTATTTGCTATCTTGCATGCTGTGGAGTCCAGCCCAGAGGCCAAGTGAGGAGTccaggagttggaactggctGCCACAAAACCAGAAAGGGAAGCTGCAGCACTCACTTCCCTATGGCTGTATTCATAATCCCTAGGTATCCTTGCTGTGGCAGTGAGGCCCTATATCATTCCAGCCCCTGGGAGGGGGTGTTTTCCTTCCTGAAAGGAACAGATACAGCAGCCTTGCAGAGAAGTACCAGGAATCAATGGGTGAAATCAGCTTTGGGTCCCATCCTAGCAAGACCAGCATCTCCAGGCTCCAGCCTTTCTCATGCCTAGAGGCCGTGAATGTAGGACTGGCCCAGAGACCTCCTTTGGGTCAACCAGATTGTCTGGATCTGTGGTGTGACTCAACTTCCTCCTTACTAAACGAGAGGTAAAGCCAGGCCTCTAGCAACTTGTAGTTGTCCTGTGATAACCTTTAAATGTCCAAGGGCCTGCCCCCATCTCCTGACTTCAAGGCTTCTGCATCCCTGTTTCATATCACGTGAGAGAGAAACCTGTTCTCATGGCATGTAATATCCCTGTGAGAGAGCGTTGTAtatgattttgtattttttaattcattttaatctACAGGTTGGagtctaatttttaaattttattggaactcacattttaagaaagaaataaaagcatttaaaataataataaacctttGACCGGTGTCTTCCAAGTAGTTTGATCAAAAAACTTCTAGATGTTTTTAAAACATAGCCTGGAGTGTAAAGATGGGAAAGCCCCATGGCCTCACTTGTATGTATGAAGTGTAAATCtggttttgttgttttggattcttttgggtttttctGTTTTAAGATCAGATAGTGATCATGAAAGATTGAAGCCAAGAATTTGTAACTATGGTATTTACTGTAAGCTGTAGAACATTCAGTAACTATTAAaaaagtttccaaaaaaaaaaaaaaaaaagtcctaggtGACCAGACTGAGTGCTTCTTgggagagggggacagaaggCCCAGAAGACCACCTCCTGGGTCAGCGAGTTCCCTGGGCATCTTTCTAGTTGATTCTAAACTTGTTTTTACCCGTCAAGAAATACCTGATACATCTCACAGTGGATGTGGCAGGGGTCCTGTCCTCCGGTCTCACGGTTGATATGAAGTGGCAGTTTTGGCACCTTGGGCTATGTTGTGTGATACGGGAGCCCAGTGAGGCCATTGATGGTAAGAGCTGACATGTGGCTGGCACTGCTCACTTCATGCTTGTTAACTCAATCTTCACAACACTGTGAGGGCAGCCCGGTTAGCCCCACATTTTCCTGCCATCCAAAGGAGGCAATGCCTGAGCTTTCTTAAAGGGTAGATGTGCCAGATGGGACACTGAGGGGCATGGCGGTTTGTAGTTAAAGGAGATTCAAGGCTGGCCATGTGACCACCATCCAAACAGACATCAAGTGCTGTCACTTTCATCTCCTAAATCCCCTGACTCTCTTCTGGGTAAAGCCAGCACTACCCTACTTCAGGCCTGGGCTTCTTCGCTGGGTCGTCATGTCCCTCAGTCCCTCCCAGGACCTGGCTCTCTACAGTTTATGCTCCACACTGTGGCCAGAGCCCTACTTCCAAGCCCTACCTTCATGCCACCAGTTTATGGCTGTGCCTCCAAGTAATTCAACCTCCTTAACTGGGACGAAAACAGGCCTAGAGTGGCTAAGTGACTTGGCTCacactaccaaaccaaaaactcagccagtttgccatcgagttgattccaactcgtggtgaccttatgtgttgcagaatagaactgctccatagggttttcaaggctgtgaccttttggaaggtagattgccattcttctgaggctcttccaagtggattagtagtctagtgcttaacccgCTCACATTAAACCTATAATTAAAACTCAGGACTTAAAGCCAAATCTTACCCTGTGCCTCTGCAACCCCCTCCCCagtctttcctccttcccttgaCCTGACTCATTCTCCCGCCCTTTGGGCAGAAAGCACTATCGCAGTGGGGGACATCTCTGGCCACAGGAGGCACTGTCTGGCCTGTGTCATAGCAGACAGGGCAAGATGGGATTTTTCCCAGGAACTCAGTTCCAGTTCACAAGGGCAGGGCTGAGGACCAGGAGCAGGCAGGGAGGCTGAGACCTGGGCCACCATTCTAACTTGTGGCGGAAGAGTGAAGGAAGGAATAAGGTGGGGTCACACTCATCAGAACTCTCCCTGCCTCCAGCCCCCTCACCTGCTGGTTTAGAGAGGGCAAGCCTGGGAAGATGAAAGCCAGTAGGGCTTCCAGATGGGGGGGAGGGCGGCGGCCCTTGGGGCCATGGTCATCATACACACTCCGCCTGATACCTCAGCTCTTCATCCTACTCTTTTGGGAGCTGGCCTGAATAACCTCAAGAGACAGGTGAAGGAACTGAGGCAAggtccatatcctcaccaacccCACCCTTCCAAGCAGACAGGAAATTGGGACAGGCGTGGTCTGGAGGGGAGCAGATTGCTTACCCTGGGATCCAGGGGTGACCCTTACCTGGAAATCCTCACCATGGCTGGCATTTGTTTGTGGCTCACTCTGGGCTGGGTGGGCAGGTGGGAGAAAGGGCATGTGGAGGCCAGAGTCTAGCTTTCCCACGGGGAGGGAGGCTGAGGCCAGAGTCTAGCTTTCCCACGGGGAGGGAGGCTGAGGCCAGAGAGTGGATGGGGTCCAGCCTCCCACCCCACTCGTCAGGTGCTGTCTCATCACCCTCCCCACCTCAGAGTGGGTGGTGTGTCATCCCAGTCCCGACGGAAGCAGGGTTAATGGAGGGGACAGCCACGTCTGAAAAGCCAAATCTTGAGATACACCTACAGAGCTGGCAAAGAGGGATGCCAAGTGTATCCTGGTGGCCCTAAGGAGCATTTCCTTGGGTGCACTGGTGACACcgacttaaaacaaaaaaacctgtttccgtcaattcagttccaattcatagtgaccctataggacagagagtagaaccgccccatagggtttccaaagagtggctgctgaccttttggttaacagccaaatgcttaaccactgtgccaccagggctctgttgatACCCACTAGTTCCGTACAAATGGACACCTTGTTTTATTTAGGCTTTGGCAGCCTTTGCTGCTCCAGAAAATTCCTCTTAGTGTCTAATCTCCCTCCCCCCATCTCCTTGCTTCCTTTCTCCTAGTGCAGATGAAGCTCCGTCTCTGGTGCCCTCAGGTGCCTCTATACCTTTCCTGCCCAATCAAGGAACCCCAGACATAAGCCTGTGTCCACTACCCTGGGGGGAGGTCAAATCTCAAAGCCATCTGCCCAGCCTCTGCCCAGGGTGGGAGTGTCCTCAGCAGCTGCTAGGCCAGGCCCCCACCTCAGCTTCCACTCTGGAGATGCCTGGCCTCCTCTGGCCCCAGTATGGCTGCCCCTGGGCCCCCCAGAGTCTGAGGCACTGCAGCCCCCTTGCTAGGCAGGCCTGAGACTCCACATGGGCTGTCCCTCGTTACACCTCCCCAGGCTCCATCAAGTGCTGCCTTCTTTCTAGTTCTTCAACCTCCCCCCTCCATTAGAATTTAAATGTGTGTCCTTCTTCCATCTTTAAAAAAcataccaaacaacaacaaaattaattaatCATGTAGAGTTAAATTACCTTTTGATGAAAGAACCCTATCTCAGATCCATGAACTTTCTATGTGTGGAGCTTCGTCTGATGGAAAATAAAACGATTTATCGGATAAGAAAAAAACTTACTCTTTCCGGTAGTCTTACCAGCCATGCCTGGCATAGCCAGGCTTCTGCAGGGAGCTGTCTGGATGCTGGCACTGGCCCTatttccctctgccctctccctcAATCCACTGGGACTTGGCCTGAAGTGACTCCCACCCAAGTCCCTGTGTCAATTAGCCCAGGGAATGCTGCAGTCCTGACTGCCCAACAGCACCTGGCCTTGTGGCCTAGCCCTGCCCCCACACACTCAtccttctctgattttcttcccaCCTCCCTGGCAGTGCTATCTCTGCCATGCCCCTGGGCCTTACCTGGGACATGCCCCCTCCTCCCTAGCCCAGTCCTGGCATAAACACCCACCTGTTTCTAGTTAGTCTTGTAGCCTGGGTCTATTTCCTGAGAGCTCCAGGCCTTCACATCTAGATGCCTCAGGACCTCCCACAGGGCTGTTTTCCAGGCCCTGACTGACACTGCTGCCCTCAGGACTGATACTCCTGTTTTCCCAGCTGCCCCAATCCCTTGACCCATACATTCTGTTACCAAGTCCGACCAATCTCCTGAGTCCAACTGTTTCTTTCCATCACACCCACACAGCccggccaccatcatctcttgcctagaTGGCTGCATCAGCTTCTTTGTGGTACCTCTGCTCCTGTTGCTCCTCCTCTGCCCGTTCTCCACACTGTGGCCAAGAGTGAGGTGAAGTATCGTGCTTTTCCCTTCCTAAGCCTTTTACAGGCTCTGCAGCACCCTTGGTGTAAGGCTGATGGCTTCCGGAGCCCACATGGCCTGCTTTCTGCTGCTCCCTGGCCTGGGTCTCCATGCCCCAGTcgcactgtacttcttccaatttCTCCAGCTCTTCATGTTTCTGTTGATCCCTGGCCTTTCCACGTGAGGTTCCCTCTCCCTGGACACATTCCCACCTCCCACATTCTCAAGCCCCCTGTGTGTCTTGCTTACCCTCAGTCATCCTCCAGGTGCCACACGACTCTCACTTCCTCTAGAGCcgtactgtccaatatggtagctactACCCACATGTGGCTTTGAACACTTGAAATATGCTAGTTCATACTGAGATGTAAAATATGTAAAGTGTAAAATACACGTcagattttaccaaaaagaatgtaaaagagcttactaataatttttaaattgattttatgTTGAAGTGAAAGTATTCTGGATATTATTGGGTCAAATAAAATACGTTACTATTGTCATTAagttcacctgtttctttttggagtccctgggtgctgcaaatgattaatgctcttggctgctaactgaaaggttggaggttaagtccacccagaggcgcctcagaggaaaggcctggagacaagtcaaccattaaaaaccctatggagcacagttctactcttacacatagGGGGTTGCCATGCttcctggtctttttacttttttaaaaatgtggctactagaacaTTTTAAATGGCATATGTGGCTCACATTCTATTTCTGTGGCCAGCACTGCCTTCAGACACTTCATTGAGACCTAGGTGAGGTCAGGGACCTCCTCAGGAGCCCTGCTTCACTGCTGCCAGGTCCTCACCTGCAGGTGACCAGgccctgggagggagggaggtctACCTAGCACACAGTGCCCAACTCAGTCGCGGCACTTGAGCAATTTGCTGAATGGACAGACGACCTGAGGAggcagcagcaaaagaagctcctCACGACACCACTCTCCCACCTTTTattattcaataaatggatgGGGATGTGAGGACAGGACAACAGCACAgtttcaataaataaaataatggggGCAGTGGGCCCGCGCCTGCACGGCGCCCACATAAATAACCAGGCTGCTGAGCAGAGTGTGGGGACAGGTACTGGGCCAGGCAGTCGCCCGCGCTGCCCAGGGCTAAGGGACAGACACACCAACACCACAGGGACACAGGAACCACTGAGGCCACAGGCACCTGTCTAGCCTCGTCTCCCCCATCCCCGAAGCTCCGGAGATCCTGTGGGAGGGGGTGGCTAGGCAGGCTGCGGCTCCTGTACCACAGCCCCACCCAGGTCAagtctgtttttccattttcattaaaAACAGTGGGAAGAGGGGCAGGCACATGCATTAGGCCTCTTCTGTAGGcagagcagaaaccctggtggcatagtggttaagagctcagctgctaaccaaaaggtcggcagtttgaatccacgagacgctccttggaaaccctatggggcagttctactctgtcctatagggtcgctatgagtcagaatcgattcaacggcaatgggtttggattttgggtttGGTAGGCAGAGCACAGATGGAACAACCCCATGGGGGCCTTAAAGGCAGAGCCCCCAGCAGCAGCAAAAACGGGGCCAGATAAAGCTACTAATGGGAGGGGGGTGGCAGAGAGTCAAGCTCGTCACCCACACTGGACCCAGCCCAGAACGTGCAAGGAGCTGGACAGGCCTTGGGCACCAAGACATCCTTTTCTCCCCACTTCACAGTCAAAAAGCTGGGACCCAGTGATGGACAGGGACTTGCCCAGGATTAGAACCCAGGAACTCAGCCCCCAGTCCAGGGCTTTTTGGTGCCCCCTCCCTTTATAGGACCTGCTGGAAGAGGGGGAAGAGGCACCTCTGCTCTGGGGCCCTGTACAGAAGCAGGGGTGGGGCCGGGAATGCCGAGCAGAGGGTCCCTCCCTTGTACCAAGGTTAGGCTCCCTGTTGGTACAAAGAATCCTGCAGGCTCCTAGGATCTGGCCAGGGCAGGTGTAGGGGCATCCTGCAGGGGAGGAACAGGGGCGGCAGGGGCCTGGGGTGGGCTCTTGCTCTGCTCCTACACAGTGCCTGCCAACCGGCCAGCCTCCCCACTAGGTGGTTGGTCCCACCTCCAGGTCTTGGCCTCTGCTGTTCTATCTGCTGGGCCATTGCTTCTTGGTCTTCACGGGGCCAGGTGCAGCTCTACCTCCTTCAGGAAGCCACTGGCACCTCCCAGGGCAGGGCTGCAGTGTCCGCAGACTAGACAGCCCTTCAGATGACCAGGTTGCTCTCACTTAGCCGGACCACATAGCGGTTCTCCTGGGGGAGAGTTGAGGGTCAGAGCTGAGTCAGGGGCCTTCTGGGCTCCGGGAAAGCGGCCCTTGCCCAGGGCCCCCCGCACCCCCACATCTGCCCTGTCTTTGGTCAGGGTCGGGCCACATGCCAACAGACACCTCCCCTCTCTGACCCTCACCTCGGCCTTCTTCTCCGGTGGGGGCTTCAGCCACTTAGAGTGGTTTGCGCCACTGCCCAGCAGTGCCCGCTGCTCAGGGGGGAGGCCAGGTTGTGAGGAGTCAGGGAAATCGCCCCCTGAGGGCCCAGCCTCTGTGATGGTCTTCACCTCAGACACTGCTGAACTTGTCCGCTGCTCAGGAATGCGAGCCACACGGAATCTGTGAGGAGAGGTGGTGCGGCCCCCCGCCCGTTAGAGGTGGGGAATGCCAGGCACAGCAAGGACAGCACctgcccaggatcacacagcaaGTTCACAGATCAAACCCTGAAGCTGTCAGCACCCTCCCACCTGCAGATGAGGGTTCACTCTGTACCCAGCCCCTGAGCCCCCACCCCCTAGATTGCAGGTGGACTGTCCCTTGCCCTAAATGGGGATCAAGATCCTGCCTGCCTTGGGGaccccagggctccatataagaCACAGCGTGCTGGGAGGGCTGGACTTCTCTCTGGCCACCCCCACTGCTCAGAGAGGACCCCactgaggcccaggaaggggGGTCCACCCATGAGCAGGGTGTTCAGGGCTTGACCCAGGGCCCTGGCACCCTACACAGCTGCCCTGACCCTGCGGTTTCTGTGCCTGCCTCACCTGCCCACGGACAGGATGGTGATCTCCCCCTGGCGTCCCGCCTTGGCCGCAGCCTTAGGAGCCCGGGCTGAGCTGGGCAGGAAGCTGGGGGCAGGAGTGGTGGCTGCTGCAGCCTCAGGGGACAGCAGCACCTCAGGCCACTTCTTCTGGCTACATCGGGAGCAGCAGGGACCAGAGAGTGAGGCCAGGCCCTGCACCGTGTGGAGGTGGTGGCGATGCGGGCAGATGTGTGGCGTGCTGGGAGGGCCCGGTGGCAGCCTGCAAAAACCACACATGAGAGCCCAGGGCCAGGAGACACcaggaggtggaggaggggagTCAGGGTGACAGGAGAGGGAAAATGCCCAGGTGCTGAGTCCTTAGGAAGCAGGCTGATCATCTGTGGGTTCTGGCCCCCCTCCTGCCTCACCTGCCTGCTCACCTGGGCACCGGCCTGTGGTTTGTCTGCACCAGCTGTTTGCTATGATACTCCTTCAGCAGCTCCTCCAGGGCTGCCGCGTTCTCTGTGAACAGCAGCAGTCAGAGCCCAGCTCTGGCCATGAGGGGCGCTGCCCCCCGCCCCGTGCAGGCCTCCCCTATCTACTACCCACCACCCCCAACTTGGGCTGTGTGCCTCTTCCTCCACCCTCATCAGGCAAGAACAGGAGGAAAGGGGCCTGCACGGACGAGGGGGCACTGGGGCAGGTAGGACTATCCCCTCACCTTTCTTCTCTGTGATCAGGCGCACCAGGACCCCGATGGTGTCCTCGTTGGCTTCCTCAGCCCGGTAGGCAGGGTTGATCCCTGGGAAAGAGAGTAAGTAGAAGGACCGTGATCTCAGGAAGTCTGAGGGAGGACTGCGGGCTCAGGAGCTATGCCAGGATCTGCCAGCAGAGGGCGCACCAGACCTGAGACACAGCAGCCAAGGCTGAGGGTGTGCGCATCTGTGTGTTTAGGTGGCCGGGGTCTCCAGAGCCCTGCACACATGGGACTCTTGGCCTCAGCCTTGGTTCAGAAAAGCCATTATCACCTTTATTACTCATCATCTCCACTTCTTGCACCCCATAACCCCAGATGCTTAGTGGTTTTGGGGGCCATCTGAACTCCTGGGGCTGCCTCCCTGCCCAGAGCCCCCATCTCTAGCACACACAGCCATTCCAGGCATACTACTTCCTGCACATCACCCTGTCTATATAACTATTTAACTGAGGGCCCTTGATCAATTTTGGGCCAAAACCTCAAGGGAGTGAGAACAGAGCCACTGTCTTCAATCCTGGGGCCAGCAGCAGAGCTCCCAGGACTTGCACCCAGACAGCAGCTAGCAGTTAAAGGAAGTCACTAGGCTAGGAAAACAAGTGCCATCCTAGGCATAATGACCCTGAGTCACCATCTTTCTGCCTGCTTGCCACCTCCAGACTTTAGTGTTAGTAATTGAGAGGGGCTCGGACCAGCCCCCAGACAGCCTGAGGTGCTGGCATGGGAGAAGTCATTTTAATCTTGACTCAGCAACAGGCTCCTGTGGGCCCAGGATAGTGTATGCGCATGTGGGGGCACCCTGTCCTACTGGCCTTTGGAGAGAAGGGGGAAGGCGGCAGCGTcctagggtgggagggaggaatgcgtttctccctctggctccaggaCTTGTAACTCAAACCCCAGCCTGGAGCTGAAACTTGAGCCCTCTTGTGGTGCCTGCCCTGGGCAGCTCCCCATACCAGCCCTCCTGACACTGGGAATTCCACCTGCTCCATGCCAGAGGTCGCACTGAGTACCAAGGAGGCAGTTGACCCTtgagacacacacacaattgGAGGCCCCAAAGAGTTCAGAACCCTGCAGCTGGGCGGGGCTTCACCCAGGGTTGGAATCCTGCTGAAGCCACTTGACCAGCTGTCCTGCCTCTGCTCTGCTCCCGTTACACCTCCGGCCACTTTGCCCTTTGAAGTCGGCAGGCAGCTGTAACCCCTGTGGCCCCACGTGTAGCATCCCCAGGAAGCCCTCCTGATTAGCACACTCCCTGGCAAGGTAGGTTCCCTCTGGGAGCCCCCAAGCTGAGCCGGGGCTGGGCTAACCCATGCCCTTTGACCTCCCCACCGTGACCCCAGGCTGGCCCTCACCGCTGCCTCCACCTCCGGGGCCAGGCCCGACCTCCTTGTGGGCTGTGCAGTGGTAGCCCTTCCGCTTGAGCAGGTTACACACCAGGATGCCCAGGAGCCCCATGAGGCAGAAGACAGGCACGATGGCGATCACTGCATACTGCGCAGCCGTCTCCTCAGGGCTCCCCGCCCGTGTGTCGTTCCCAGGCTGCCGGGCCTCCCCACTGCTGCTGGCCCCTGCTGCCACCTCTACACCGCGCCTGGCCCGGCGCCCCCACACTGAGGCAAGgaaagacagaggcagaaagaAACACAGAGAGGCAGAGTGGGTAGATGGAGGTAGTGGGGTAGGACTGAGGTGTCCAGAGCAGCCCACTCCCACCACACTGGGGACGCAAAGGCCAGTTCACCCTTCCCCCTCCCAGGGGCGGATTAACTAGTAAACTAGGTATGTACAGGCTTacctgtgtttatttactaaactGGGGTGTACAGTCTCATATGGGTTGTGAAactgtacactacagattagtaaagaaacacaagtaagcccctgTGTACTTTGcttcttattgggtaatccgtccctccCCGCTCCTTTTAGCCATCTGATTCCTCAGCCTCAAGGCCTCTCTCCTGCCTCTTACTGCAGCCTCTTCTGGACAGCCAGCCCTCGGCCCCCTGTTTACCCAACATCTTGGGGCCAAGGGGGTGAGCAGAGGGTGCACATGGCACACATGTGGACACAGGGACCCAGGATGGGCAGCCCCATGACTCGGTATGTGGATTAGTTGCCTCAGAAAGTGACTGACCCAATGGGTGAGGAGAGGaggtgtgtgcacgtgcatgtgtgtgcaaaTGTATGCATGTGagtgtgctcactcatctacatgGGTCTCTGAGGGGCCTGGGGAGGGGGCTGGTCGGGATGTGAACTCACCAGCCCCAGGTGCCCAGCGCCCACCCCTGTGCTGTGCGGGTCCAGCTGTGGCTGCCACCTGCTGGGCGGTCTCTGCTACTCCGAAACAAGGTGGGCAGACACACAGAGCCAGTGCAGCCAGTGGCCATGTCCCACTGGGCACCCTCTGGCTGCACCCCTTCCCTGGGCCACCACGGTGAGGACCTCTCTGTCCCTA comes from Elephas maximus indicus isolate mEleMax1 chromosome 7, mEleMax1 primary haplotype, whole genome shotgun sequence and encodes:
- the RELT gene encoding tumor necrosis factor receptor superfamily member 19L isoform X3 codes for the protein MATQSSEVRPDRREPLRGITRWGGSAVQPGALTSGPGPAALTRGAGLRAFPAPQAIHSKGAQAARRGQAAALSAERIWSCGCAARLVTVLDLMMKLSPLHWSLSCLLVLLPWPPATPASTTPWQCPPGEEPSLDLGQGALCRSCPPGTFSASWGPSPCQPHTCCSPRGRLEAQAGSATRDTLCGGCRPGWFVPEGAPHVPCQPCSWAPLGTRGCNVWGRRARRGVEVAAGASSSGEARQPGNDTRAGSPEETAAQYAVIAIVPVFCLMGLLGILVCNLLKRKGYHCTAHKEVGPGPGGGGSGINPAYRAEEANEDTIGVLVRLITEKKGCHRALPARHTSARIATTSTRCRAWPHSLVPAAPDVARRSGLRCCCPLRLQQPPLLPPASCPAQPGLLRLRPRRDARGRSPSCPWADSVWLAFLSSGQVQQCLR
- the RELT gene encoding tumor necrosis factor receptor superfamily member 19L isoform X1, giving the protein MATQSSEVRPDRREPLRGITRWGGSAVQPGALTSGPGPAALTRGAGLRAFPAPQAIHSKGAQAARRGQAAALSAERIWSCGCAARLVTVLDLMMKLSPLHWSLSCLLVLLPWPPATPASTTPWQCPPGEEPSLDLGQGALCRSCPPGTFSASWGPSPCQPHTCCSPRGRLEAQAGSATRDTLCGGCRPGWFVPEGAPHVPCQPCSWAPLGTRGCNVWGRRARRGVEVAAGASSSGEARQPGNDTRAGSPEETAAQYAVIAIVPVFCLMGLLGILVCNLLKRKGYHCTAHKEVGPGPGGGGSGINPAYRAEEANEDTIGVLVRLITEKKENAAALEELLKEYHSKQLVQTNHRPVPRLPPGPPSTPHICPHRHHLHTVQGLASLSGPCCSRCSQKKWPEVLLSPEAAAATTPAPSFLPSSARAPKAAAKAGRQGEITILSVGRFRVARIPEQRTSSAVSEVKTITEAGPSGGDFPDSSQPGLPPEQRALLGSGANHSKWLKPPPEKKAEENRYVVRLSESNLVI
- the RELT gene encoding tumor necrosis factor receptor superfamily member 19L isoform X2, yielding MRQGQAPLCAEEDPEAEGGLVTVLDLMMKLSPLHWSLSCLLVLLPWPPATPASTTPWQCPPGEEPSLDLGQGALCRSCPPGTFSASWGPSPCQPHTCCSPRGRLEAQAGSATRDTLCGGCRPGWFVPEGAPHVPCQPCSWAPLGTRGCNVWGRRARRGVEVAAGASSSGEARQPGNDTRAGSPEETAAQYAVIAIVPVFCLMGLLGILVCNLLKRKGYHCTAHKEVGPGPGGGGSGINPAYRAEEANEDTIGVLVRLITEKKENAAALEELLKEYHSKQLVQTNHRPVPRLPPGPPSTPHICPHRHHLHTVQGLASLSGPCCSRCSQKKWPEVLLSPEAAAATTPAPSFLPSSARAPKAAAKAGRQGEITILSVGRFRVARIPEQRTSSAVSEVKTITEAGPSGGDFPDSSQPGLPPEQRALLGSGANHSKWLKPPPEKKAEENRYVVRLSESNLVI